Below is a genomic region from Plasmodium relictum strain SGS1 genome assembly, chromosome: 13.
GAAAATacaaatttaaaagatattCACGAAAGGTTATTCATAAACTTCGTGTCTTTTTgaatgtttatatatatatatttaataaattttgataataatatttcatttccTATTccaatttaaatttttttttttttttttactttatataattaGATGTCCCCTCTTGTTAAGTGAAAGTTCCTTATCTTTATGGTTAAATGTAGACAACAATTACTCAGATATAATAGACAAAATTAAAGAAGAACATATAAATGCTTGTAATATgctaatattattaataaaaagaaaaataaaatttaatatatatttaattgtaTAATCTAATTTTTATAGGTAACaacttaaaatatatggAAGTTCAAGATTGGAGTGTTTATTCAAATTACTCAAAGCAAGAAAAAAAGgagaatattttaaaatatatgaagaaGTGATATTACaatgtttatattattaatataacatatatatgtggttgtttttatattacttttataataaattgtaaattttttttttttttgaatagtGTAAAACtgtaaatttaattatagtacttttagttatattttaattctttgttGCTTGTACAACTTTTcgctttttttcttttttttttaacaaaataataaaatagtgagcaaaaaaaaagtaaacttcaaaaaaaggatttttatatattatttgttgaaaatatttcttttgtatatttcaaatgtttattttataatttaataaaaaaagctaaatgaaaaaacatttttctttttaattatttattaaaaatatatctttttgttttattataaatatttcagaatatttaaaaaaattacttagAATTGTCTATAGTGGTAAAGAAACTATgaattcttatttattttttaacagCTGATCCTGCTCCCGTTGTACCCAATCCCATAACTGATTTAAATGTATCATATATCCACCATTGTAAACCTGTTAGGGTTCCTATCATTAAAACTCTTGTGCAAATTCcttttgtaaataaattaaacatTCCAACTTCTTTGACTATATTCGATAAACTTTTACCTTTATTTTCTACTTTTCCCAATTGAGATATCATGTTATCTGCTGGATGAGATACTAAAGCACATATAATTCCTGACAAGTAACCTGAAGCAAAAGTTATTCCTAGTTGTGTTGACTTAGAATATGATTCCTTGGGTTGAATAAATACATTATCGTACATTAATTGAacaattttttcaaaaaaataaaatttagcCATTGTATAAGGGATTTGGCGACACCATAAAGGTGTTACACTACCAAATGGAAACTTTgtctcatttttattttttatcataaaacAAGCAGATGGTAATAATTTAGTAGGAAATGTATTTGCTTTACTTGTTTGCATTTTTACTTTGATCATTTCAAAGGGacacaaaaatatatctgCAACAAATTCTGCAGATGCTGATGCAAGAAGCCAAGTTACtcctttatatttatatgcatTTTCTTCTCCTAAATAATTTGAATATACatctttaaaaatttcataaaaacCAAATTTACATAAGCCTTGTAAAGAATAACCAATAAACGTTGGGGACCATCCTAATGATAGACTTCTGaccttt
It encodes:
- the MPC gene encoding mitochondrial phosphate carrier protein, putative, with product MQKDIWDSKISSPITRIKHPHEHNLSYYSKCMFGGVLSCGLTHTIITPLDVTKCRIQSYPSMYKNLFQSIRKIVKEEKVRSLSLGWSPTFIGYSLQGLCKFGFYEIFKDVYSNYLGEENAYKYKGVTWLLASASAEFVADIFLCPFEMIKVKMQTSKANTFPTKLLPSACFMIKNKNETKFPFGSVTPLWCRQIPYTMAKFYFFEKIVQLMYDNVFIQPKESYSKSTQLGITFASGYLSGIICALVSHPADNMISQLGKVENKGKSLSNIVKEVGMFNLFTKGICTRVLMIGTLTGLQWWIYDTFKSVMGLGTTGAGSAVKK